One Hemibagrus wyckioides isolate EC202008001 linkage group LG07, SWU_Hwy_1.0, whole genome shotgun sequence DNA segment encodes these proteins:
- the nicol1 gene encoding neuropeptide-like protein C4orf48 homolog, whose product MRSSCALAPVLLMLLLAVQLINAEPDSGTVIPAESRPCVDCHAFEFMQRALQDLKKTAFNLDSRTENLVLRAERRALCDCMPISTLN is encoded by the exons ATGAGGTCGAGCTGCGCTTTGGCTCCTGTGCTGCTGATGCTGCTGCTTGCGGTTCAGCTGATTAACGCAGAGCCCGACTCCGGCACTGTTATTCCTGCTGAGA GTCGGCCATGCGTGGACTGCCACGCGTTTGAATTCATGCAGCGAGCGCTACAGGATCTGAAGAAGACGGCCTTCAACCTCGACTCACGA ACTGAGAATCTGGTGCTGAGAGCTGAGAGAAGGGCTCTGTGTGACTGCATGCCCATCAGCACCTTAAACTGA